In the genome of Desulfovibrio desulfuricans, one region contains:
- the sat gene encoding sulfate adenylyltransferase, with product MSKLVAPHGGKGLVCCLLEGKALDDEKKKAAGLKQIEISSRAKGDLIMMGIGGFSPLNGFMKKADWKSVCEKMTLSDGTFWPVPVTLDVPAAAAKTIKAGEEVALVRKGEIMATMKVEEVYEMTEADKKWECELVFKGSGPDSEKFWEVAPNDHPGVKMVLAQNEFNIAGPVKVLSQGEYPEKFPGVYMTPAQLRTKMDERGWQKVAALQLRNPMHRSHEYLAKIGVEVCDGVVIHSLVGSLKPGDIPAEVRVKCIDTLVEKYFVKDFVIQAGYPLDMRYAGPREALLHATFRQNYGINHLLVGRDHAGVGDFYGMFEAQEIFRKIPVPAEQGKRLLCDPLNIDWTFYCKKCDGMASMRTCPHGKEDRVILSGTKLRKMLSEGAEVPDHFGREEVLVILREYYSSLTEKVEIKMQRAASGSTM from the coding sequence ATGTCCAAACTGGTAGCTCCTCATGGCGGTAAGGGTCTGGTCTGTTGCCTTCTGGAAGGTAAGGCCTTGGATGACGAGAAGAAAAAAGCCGCAGGCCTGAAGCAGATCGAGATTTCTTCCCGCGCCAAGGGCGACCTGATCATGATGGGCATTGGCGGTTTCTCGCCTCTGAACGGCTTCATGAAAAAGGCTGACTGGAAGAGCGTCTGCGAAAAGATGACCCTTTCCGACGGCACCTTCTGGCCCGTTCCGGTTACCCTTGATGTTCCCGCTGCCGCCGCCAAGACCATCAAGGCTGGCGAAGAAGTGGCCCTGGTTCGCAAAGGCGAAATCATGGCTACCATGAAGGTCGAAGAAGTCTATGAAATGACCGAAGCCGACAAGAAGTGGGAATGCGAACTGGTCTTCAAGGGTTCCGGCCCCGACTCTGAAAAGTTCTGGGAAGTGGCCCCCAACGACCACCCCGGCGTGAAGATGGTTCTCGCGCAGAACGAATTCAACATCGCTGGTCCCGTGAAAGTTCTTTCGCAGGGCGAGTACCCCGAAAAGTTCCCCGGCGTGTACATGACCCCCGCCCAGCTGCGCACCAAGATGGACGAACGCGGCTGGCAGAAGGTTGCCGCCCTGCAGCTGCGTAACCCCATGCACCGCTCGCACGAATACCTCGCCAAGATCGGCGTTGAAGTGTGCGACGGCGTGGTCATCCACTCCCTCGTGGGCTCCCTGAAGCCCGGCGACATCCCGGCCGAAGTGCGCGTAAAGTGCATCGACACCCTGGTTGAAAAGTACTTTGTGAAAGACTTCGTCATTCAGGCTGGCTATCCCCTGGACATGCGTTATGCCGGTCCCCGCGAAGCCCTGCTGCACGCCACCTTCCGCCAGAACTACGGCATCAACCACCTGCTGGTTGGCCGCGACCACGCTGGCGTGGGCGACTTCTACGGCATGTTTGAAGCCCAGGAAATCTTCCGCAAGATTCCTGTGCCCGCCGAACAGGGCAAGCGCCTGCTCTGCGACCCCCTGAACATCGACTGGACCTTCTACTGCAAAAAGTGCGACGGCATGGCCAGCATGCGTACGTGCCCCCACGGCAAGGAAGACCGCGTCATCCTGTCCGGCACCAAGCTGCGCAAGATGCTGTCCGAAGGCGCGGAAGTGCCGGATCACTTCGGCCGTGAAGAAGTGCTCGTCATCCTGCGCGAATACTATTCCAGCCTGACCGAAAAGGTCGAAATCAAGATGCAGCGTGCGGCCTCCGGCTCCACCATGTAG
- a CDS encoding single-stranded DNA-binding protein, whose product MLNKVMIIGRLGRDPELRYTQSGSPVATLNVATDESYTDRDGNKVDRTEWHRVSVFQRQAENCANFLAKGSLIYVEGSLQTRKWQDQQGQDRYTTEIKAQRVQFLDRKGDAPRDAGGGGRSYEDDPGAPAAAAAPRGNAPRGGQGAQSGREQGSYAPQGNRKPQPMDEDLGPAFPSEASNMDDVPF is encoded by the coding sequence ATGCTGAACAAAGTAATGATTATAGGCCGTCTGGGCCGCGACCCCGAACTGCGGTACACGCAGAGTGGCTCGCCTGTTGCCACCCTGAACGTCGCCACTGACGAATCCTACACCGACCGCGACGGCAACAAGGTTGACCGCACTGAATGGCACAGAGTTTCGGTGTTTCAGCGCCAGGCGGAAAACTGCGCCAACTTTCTCGCCAAGGGCAGCCTTATCTACGTGGAGGGCAGCCTGCAGACCCGCAAATGGCAGGACCAGCAGGGACAGGACAGGTACACCACCGAGATCAAGGCCCAGCGCGTGCAGTTTCTTGACCGCAAGGGCGACGCCCCGCGCGATGCTGGCGGCGGCGGCCGCAGCTACGAGGACGATCCTGGCGCGCCTGCGGCGGCCGCGGCTCCGCGAGGCAACGCGCCGCGCGGCGGGCAGGGTGCGCAAAGCGGGCGTGAACAGGGCAGCTACGCCCCCCAGGGCAACCGCAAGCCCCAGCCCATGGACGAAGACCTCGGCCCGGCCTTTCCATCCGAAGCGTCCAATATGGACGACGTTCCCTTTTAG